GTCCCCTGGAGGAGGCTAGAAGCCGTCTGGACCCCTCACGACTTGTTCGAAGCGCTGCAGGAGAAGGGCTTGCTGGAGCCGGGGGACCTGGCCTtcctcagggagctgctctACCGCATCGGGCGGATCGACCTCCTGGTGGCCCACCTGTGCTCCAGCCGGGAGCAGGTGGAGAGGGAGCTGCGGGCGCCGGGCGGGGCGCGGGTGCCGCCCTTCAGGTGGGTGAGGGCGCCGGGCTGGGCCGGCCCGGCTGCGCGCCTCGTTCTGTCCGGTACAGCCGTCACCTCCGCTCAGCCGGGCTGAAGGGTTTCCCTTCAGGCGGTCCTGGGCCTTGCGTCCTCCATCTCAAacgggaaaaaaagggaatatgTGCTGGGGGGGACAGTAGACAAGAGGAGTGGTGCATAGTACGGAGTTGTACTTGGAAACACGACGAAACAATGCCCTCCACTTCTTTTTCTAGATACTTGCTCTTTCAGCTGTATGAAGATGTCATCGAAGACGAGCTGATGTATTTCAAGTTACTTTTGGCCAACGAATTGCCAAAAAGCAAGCTAACCCGTGAGACTGTAAGTATCTCtgtaatactttttaaaattattactgtAATCCATGGAAGAAAACACCACAAGAAAAGGGGTGCCCCTGGTTGCACGTGGGACTTGTTTGTGCTGGTGTCGGGCACAGCTTTtgcagcagtgtcacagccagctgtgccaggagtgcCAGGCACGGAGGCCATCACATCCAACACATCCAAGCATCACAGGGAACTTAGGACACTCAGTGGCcttaataaacaaaaaactGATAAGCACATTTACTTATCTTACCcaacagactttttttttctcagtcatTATCAAATATAGAAAATGATCCACTGTGGatattattttatatgtttttttaaatgccaaAAATACAGACCTAAGCAGCAGATTCTTCTCAAGGCTAAGTCAAATAAGTTTGAATTTACAAGTAGCCTTGCAGATCCAGTGCTTTTATGTtgtcccagcctgtcccagttcTGATTCCTTGGTACTTTGTTCTGTCTAATAAAAGTTTtgaggattttctttcttttcttagagGGGAGACTGTGAGAGCTGTTCTAGTAAATTCCTGGGGTGACCACTGTGCTCTGCCACTCACTGATGAGTTTCTGTCCCTTGGGTCCCCTTTTGCTTCAGAGCAATCTCTATACCTCACATGAGGGTATAGAGATTGCTCTGAAGCAAAAGGGGACCCAAAGGACAGAAAACCCTTTTTGCCAGTGCTTAAGATGGTCACTGCAGTAATTCTTTTGTTTCACTTGAGTGCACAATAGCCACTGAAAGTTGAATGAAAACAATCCTTAAAAATATTGTTACATTCCTGTAGATGTCTTGGGTTAGATCTTAATTAGATCTTGGCACCTCTGAGCTACAGAAAGGAAATGAGTATGTTTTGAGAAGATGTTGGTACTTAACAGTACTTGTAGGTTTTGTTGAACTAGGATTAACTGGCTCAGCTGAGGTAGCACCTGAGCTCCCAGTCAGCTGGATTGACTCTCTGGGCCACATGTGCTGTCAGTACATTAAAGCTTTGGTGCACATGCTGCAGCTTTGCTCCCAGTGGCAGCATGGAGGTGCCCTGAGAACAAACTGCCTTTCTGATTACCCAGACAATGCTTGACGTTCTCACTGAGATGGAGAAGAAGGGCCTTCTGGGGAAAGACAACCTAAGTATGCTGAAGAGTCTCTGTGAAAAAATTAACATCAGCCTGTGGAACAGAATTGAAGATGGATTAAAGCTGTTTGGTAAAACAGAACAAACCAGCCTCTTCCCCATAGTTATTCTTGAAGTGATGTATAGGTGTTGGACAGCACTGATCATGAATGCTTTGCAGGCCAAGAAGAGATGCTCGTCACAGAGGAACAGAGGGGCAGCACAGGATACCCTGAGGGACATCTAGTGTCATCTGTAGCGCCTGGTCCTCCTGGCAGTTTTAATGACCCTTCCCAGGTAAGTTAGTTTATTTCTTAGAAACATCATGATTTTATCTTAGAAGAACTCAGCCCTCCATGAAGTGAACAGTTGTTCTAAGATCAACTGTTAAAAGCCCtatctagaaaaagaaaaatgcacaaCTCTGCATCCTTTATTCTGAAGTTGTgtcacaggcacagctgctgcagtgttGTACTTCAGAAACATCTGCAAGGATAGCAGGGTAGGCTGAGTTTATGATACCAGGAATTAGGCAGCTGGCTTGGCACCAAGATATGCGTGAACAGTGCACCTTGTGTGGGCTGAGTCTGCTTTGGTGGTCCTGCACAGACTGCCAaaggcagtggggcagggcactgccaggccctGGGAGCAAAGCTGTTGagggagagctgcctggagagGAGGCCAGCTGGCTCTGGACCCTGCTCTGCCACTCACAACAGCTAAGGAGCACTTGGAGGAGAGTGTAGGAGCTTCACCAGGagtctttcttttcagctgcTTGAAGCATACAAAATGACCAGCCGACCCTGTGGAGTGTGCCTGATCATGAATAACCACAATTTTGCAAAAGCTAGGGAAGGAGTGCTGGAACACAAATACATGAAAGATCGGAATGGGACAGACGTGGATGCAGGTACAGTGAATGTTAAAGATGAGTTTGCCAATccttaaaaatagaaatcttGTTTCTCTTTCTCAAGAGAAACAAGTCTGAATTTCAGTCTTCCCTTTCTAGGATTACTTTTGTTGTAGTGGCTCAGTTGGCTCGGTTTACTGAGCTGACAAGTCCTAATCAACTCATCAATTTATTAGTGCCTGACACTGAACAATTCACTTGCATTTTGCAGTTTTAGTGAGGTGACTGAAACCTTAAGCAGCACCCTGAGCCTGGACTTTACAAGCTAGGCTAGCTTTGCATCAGCCTTATGCATACTAATTCTAAAATATGCAGAAATATGCAATAAAACCTTTTAATGCCAGTTAAGGGAACACGGTAGAGATATGATTAGTGATTAGACTACTAGAGTATTTTCAGACCAGGAATGTAGCTACATGGATGTAGTCATGTAGCAGATGACCAGTTATATCTAGAAATGCAATCTGCAGTTGCAGAGTCCAACTTCCATATAATGAAATGTCTCAAATTTCCCTTCTCTTTGCTTTCTAGCGGCTCTGAGGAATGTCTTCAGCAAGCTTCATTTTACAGTAGAAGAATATAGAGATCTCACTGCACAAGAAATCCGTGAGACTGTGAACATCTTCCGGAGTGCAGACCATGAGGACAAGgactgttttgtttgctgtaTCCTGTCTCATGGGAAAAAAGGCATTATATATGGTGTTGATGGGCAGGAAGTACCTATCAGGGAACTGACCACTTCTTTCACTGCACAGAATTGCAATTCACTTGCTGGAAAACCAAAAGTTTTTTTTATTCAGGCCTGCCAAGGTGAAGCTTTCCATCAAGGTGTGACCATTGAAACAGATTCTGGAGAGCAAGATTCTTCTGTGGAGCAAGATGCGAGGCTTCAGCTCGAGTGCATCCCTGCAGAGGCAGACTTCCTCCTGGGCATGGCCACCCTGCAGGATTACGTCTCCTACAGAAGTCCCAAGGAGGGAACCTGGTATATACAGGCACTATGCCAGCGCTTGGAGTACAGCTGTCCTCGGTACCTATGTTTCCAAAAGATTATTTTTGGCAACACCTGAATTTTTCTTCTGGATGACAAGAATTTGATTTAGATGCAGAGGTAGATCATACGAAGTGGGAATACTTGCTCAGAGTGAAAACAGTGATGTAGGACACAGCAGCACCATGCAAACTGTTCAAAGCAACTTAGGGAAGTGCTCTGAAACCTATTAAAAACAGGAGCTGTTAGCACTGGTGTATATAAAGATAGCAAAAATGTTATTTGGCTGATGTTAACTGCCTAACACAAACTGTACTTGTTTCTTTGCAGAGGGGAAGATATTCTCACCATCCTGACAGCCGTAAATCAAGAAGTGAGCAGAAAAACTTGTGAGCGGGGCACAAAGAAGCAGATGCCACAGCCCAGTTTCACCCTGAGGAAGAGACTCATCTTTCCTGTCAACTAAATGGGAGGCAACTGCaagccagagagctgctgcagcctggaatgGGCTGGTTTCAGAATTCAGTCAAACACAACAGACTTTCAGTGCCTGCTCTTAGCTCAAGggcagatatttttaatttaaactacAATTAAGGATAAAAAGCCTTAATAAATTTGTATTGATACATTAATTTGTATTAATACTTTATACTTGAGAACATCTCTGAGCTTGTCTCTGATTTATTTCTGATCTATTTAGCTGATCTCTCTCAGTGTTTTGCTGGCAAAATTCTACTCAGTGTCTTCTTATCAGCTCTACCACATTGCTACTGCTGTCATAAGGTATTTACAAGGCAACTTTTAGAAGACAACTGTTATAAAGCTTTGTGTACTTTATGCCTAACCTTTGCAAAATAAAGGGAGGAGTGCTGTAAATTTTATAGGATATAATTGGCTCATATCTGTGTGTTTTGTTACTTGTTTCCATGACTTAGAATCATCCATTCTTAGTAGCTTGGTACACTTCAAGGTCAAGTTAAGCATTTGTTACCTGGCATCCTCAGCAGGATCTGTCTCTCACCTGGATTTCAGTGTATCCTCTACCTAGAGTAGTCTCAACAGCGAAAATCAGTTGCTCTGGTACAGCTTCACGGTTGAATATGTCCAGTTACCCTATGTTCACTTACCTTTAAGTCTTAGTTCTAAGCACAGAAAAAGTCACTAGGTAAGTACCCAGCTCCTTAAAACATTTTAGATTGCCTTCTTTGGTGAGCATGCACAAAACTGCTTCAATGTTTACTCCCATCTGTCACAAATCTATAGGGCTTACATAACAACAGCTACTGAGATGAAAACCAACTGTGCTGGTGTTAGTCAGTAATGCAGTGCTAACACTGTAATGTTAGAGGAACACACTAGCTGCTCTaaaagaggggaggaaaaaaccctaaagcaGCACCCATGCACAAAATCCCCCGAGGTACCAGAAAATATGAACAGATTAATTTAAAGTGAGGCTCAACACTTAAATACTGTCTATATCAATTAAATACTGTCTATATCAATTTATTGGCTTCTAAAGCCACCTTTTCTGTAGATACCAACTCACTTCACTAAGCTTGTGTACAGTATAATAATCACTATAAATTTTAGCCACAGAAAA
This genomic window from Ammospiza caudacuta isolate bAmmCau1 chromosome 8, bAmmCau1.pri, whole genome shotgun sequence contains:
- the LOC131560501 gene encoding caspase-8-like isoform X1, encoding MELPRGRLLAVSDELDGAELAALKFLCRDHVPWRRLEAVWTPHDLFEALQEKGLLEPGDLAFLRELLYRIGRIDLLVAHLCSSREQVERELRAPGGARVPPFRYLLFQLYEDVIEDELMYFKLLLANELPKSKLTRETTMLDVLTEMEKKGLLGKDNLSMLKSLCEKINISLWNRIEDGLKLFGQEEMLVTEEQRGSTGYPEGHLVSSVAPGPPGSFNDPSQLLEAYKMTSRPCGVCLIMNNHNFAKAREGVLEHKYMKDRNGTDVDAAALRNVFSKLHFTVEEYRDLTAQEIRETVNIFRSADHEDKDCFVCCILSHGKKGIIYGVDGQEVPIRELTTSFTAQNCNSLAGKPKVFFIQACQGEAFHQGVTIETDSGEQDSSVEQDARLQLECIPAEADFLLGMATLQDYVSYRSPKEGTWYIQALCQRLEYSCPRGEDILTILTAVNQEVSRKTCERGTKKQMPQPSFTLRKRLIFPVN
- the LOC131560501 gene encoding caspase-8-like isoform X2 — encoded protein: MLVTEEQRGSTGYPEGHLVSSVAPGPPGSFNDPSQLLEAYKMTSRPCGVCLIMNNHNFAKAREGVLEHKYMKDRNGTDVDAAALRNVFSKLHFTVEEYRDLTAQEIRETVNIFRSADHEDKDCFVCCILSHGKKGIIYGVDGQEVPIRELTTSFTAQNCNSLAGKPKVFFIQACQGEAFHQGVTIETDSGEQDSSVEQDARLQLECIPAEADFLLGMATLQDYVSYRSPKEGTWYIQALCQRLEYSCPRGEDILTILTAVNQEVSRKTCERGTKKQMPQPSFTLRKRLIFPVN